ATTGATATTTTCAAATATATTGAAACCTATTATAACACGAAGCGCATTCATTCTGCTCTGGATTGGCTTAGCCCCGTTCAGTTTGAAATACAAAATTCTTAAATGCTTAACTTTGTGTCTAGTTTTTCTTGACCTTTCCAGGAGGTCCTTTTTCTCAATGTCCGTTTTTACTGGTACAGTTCAAAAAGGGTAAGCCACTTTTTTGAGCAAATATCACTTATTAAGTCTGG
This DNA window, taken from Bacillota bacterium, encodes the following:
- a CDS encoding IS3 family transposase, whose translation is IDIFKYIETYYNTKRIHSALDWLSPVQFEIQNS